From a single Nostoc sp. MS1 genomic region:
- a CDS encoding efflux RND transporter periplasmic adaptor subunit: protein MSSPEPQTDFQDSIPQVSRELPPKQQRWPWLLLAAILILGGGAAIAWRLLTPASPPPNANAQPPGVRVKTSPIQVGTIEESTDFVATLESRRSVTLQPRVQGQVSQIFVRSGDAIASGAAVIQIDPRQQQAAVTGNNAATQAAQAELLNAQATLKSLEAERLSNVADVQLNQQDYDRYTSLADQGAVSRQTKEQYANRLATAKANLNAIESRIQAQRATIAQAQKSIQQAQANTEQQQVQLQYYRITAPFEGTVGNIPVKIGDFVNTSTPLLTITQNRPLEVNISVPLERGPQLRQGMPVEIMNTQGQVIGNSRVFFIAPNASNDTQSILVKALYNNTNGQLRADQLVRARIIWSQRTGVLVPTTAVTRIAGETFVYVTQTEKSPQGNSQLVARQKRVQLGDIRGNNYQVISGLQPNDTIITSGLLNLRDGVPIVPES from the coding sequence ATGTCATCCCCTGAGCCTCAAACTGATTTTCAGGACAGTATTCCCCAGGTATCCCGTGAGTTACCTCCTAAGCAACAACGGTGGCCTTGGTTATTGTTAGCTGCCATCTTAATATTAGGGGGTGGAGCAGCTATAGCTTGGCGGTTACTTACTCCAGCAAGCCCACCTCCTAATGCTAATGCTCAACCGCCAGGGGTAAGAGTCAAGACATCACCGATACAAGTCGGCACTATAGAAGAAAGTACAGATTTTGTTGCTACTTTAGAGTCTCGGCGTTCTGTAACGCTCCAGCCGAGAGTACAGGGGCAAGTTAGCCAGATATTTGTGCGATCTGGAGATGCGATCGCATCTGGTGCAGCCGTCATTCAAATCGACCCTAGACAGCAACAAGCAGCCGTCACCGGTAATAATGCTGCAACCCAAGCAGCCCAAGCGGAATTATTAAATGCTCAAGCTACCCTGAAATCTTTAGAAGCGGAAAGATTATCCAATGTTGCTGATGTGCAATTAAATCAGCAGGATTACGACAGGTATACCAGCTTGGCTGATCAAGGGGCAGTATCTAGACAAACCAAAGAGCAGTATGCTAACAGATTAGCCACAGCTAAAGCGAATCTCAACGCCATAGAATCTAGAATTCAAGCCCAAAGAGCTACTATAGCTCAGGCACAAAAATCCATACAACAAGCCCAAGCCAACACCGAACAACAACAAGTTCAACTCCAGTATTACAGAATCACCGCTCCCTTTGAAGGCACTGTAGGTAATATCCCAGTCAAAATAGGTGATTTTGTTAATACTTCCACACCTTTATTAACCATCACACAAAACCGACCTCTAGAAGTTAATATCTCTGTTCCACTAGAACGAGGCCCCCAATTACGTCAGGGAATGCCTGTAGAGATTATGAACACCCAAGGTCAAGTAATAGGGAATAGTAGAGTATTTTTCATCGCTCCCAATGCCAGTAATGATACACAATCCATTCTGGTAAAAGCCTTGTATAACAACACAAATGGTCAACTAAGAGCAGACCAACTAGTACGGGCAAGGATTATTTGGAGTCAACGTACAGGAGTTTTAGTCCCAACCACAGCCGTTACTCGCATAGCGGGGGAAACTTTTGTTTATGTAACACAAACGGAAAAATCACCCCAAGGAAATTCCCAACTAGTAGCGCGGCAAAAGCGAGTGCAACTAGGCGACATCAGAGGCAATAATTACCAAGTCATCTCAGGACTACAGCCCAATGACACAATCATTACGTCAGGACTGCTAAACCTACGTGATGGCGTTCCTATTGTTCCTGAATCTTAG
- a CDS encoding LysR substrate-binding domain-containing protein, whose amino-acid sequence MAGMTLEQLKIFLAVAEHLHFTRAAEELYITQPAVSAAIHNLEQEYGVKLFHRIGRHIEIAEAGKLLQIEAKKILDQVRLTERGLRELNNLQRGELKLGSSLTIGNYWLPSKISEFKSKYPGITVNCTLANAETISVGTAMGQFDLGLVEGDVKAELQNNLEYEIIGSDRLQIVVGKNHPWFEKQEIEIGELTQTPWVMREPGSGTQQRFEEALQNWGINLSELNVILVFNSGEMTKAAIESGVGAIGISELMVQKEIQLGTLRAIRVIDDRNEKNINAQIIRPFYKLKHRQRFQTGLSKVFEEMLLQEVGSGGR is encoded by the coding sequence ATGGCAGGAATGACACTTGAACAGCTAAAAATCTTTCTCGCCGTTGCAGAACATTTACACTTTACCCGTGCAGCAGAGGAGCTTTATATTACTCAACCCGCCGTTAGTGCTGCAATTCATAACTTAGAGCAGGAATACGGGGTGAAACTGTTTCACCGTATTGGTCGCCACATCGAAATTGCGGAGGCGGGGAAGTTATTACAAATAGAAGCAAAGAAAATTCTCGACCAAGTGAGGCTAACTGAACGGGGATTACGAGAATTGAATAATCTGCAACGAGGAGAATTGAAATTAGGGTCAAGCCTCACCATTGGTAACTATTGGCTACCGAGTAAGATTAGTGAATTTAAAAGTAAATACCCAGGTATTACGGTTAACTGTACTCTAGCTAATGCAGAGACTATTTCTGTGGGTACAGCAATGGGACAGTTTGATTTGGGTTTGGTGGAAGGTGATGTTAAAGCAGAATTACAGAATAATCTAGAATACGAAATTATTGGTAGCGATCGCCTACAAATTGTCGTCGGCAAAAATCATCCTTGGTTTGAAAAACAAGAAATAGAAATCGGCGAACTAACTCAAACTCCTTGGGTAATGCGAGAACCTGGTTCTGGAACGCAACAGCGCTTTGAAGAAGCTTTACAAAATTGGGGGATTAACTTAAGCGAATTGAACGTCATTTTAGTATTCAATAGTGGAGAAATGACCAAGGCTGCCATTGAATCAGGTGTAGGTGCAATTGGTATTTCCGAATTGATGGTACAAAAAGAAATTCAATTAGGAACTCTACGGGCAATTCGTGTGATAGATGACAGAAACGAGAAGAATATTAACGCCCAAATTATTCGCCCATTCTACAAACTCAAACATCGTCAACGTTTTCAAACTGGACTTTCTAAGGTTTTCGAGGAGATGTTGTTGCAGGAAGTGGGGAGTGGGGGGAGATGA
- a CDS encoding YidH family protein, with the protein MSKQNKYFLRARVSNPWQIIWKDICRYSAVLGRKASLIIRELLMLLKPKNTEELEEKKKAARLNPSRVRDHLANERTYLAWMRTGIALLGFGVVIVRLRAFQPPLVPRPGNGWKLGLVFSLVGLLTVWLSTGHYFTVRRDIEEDTYEPADRWIILFSLAVMLLGAGVVYFVFTSPLDPLSPVIPE; encoded by the coding sequence ATGAGTAAACAAAATAAATATTTCTTGAGAGCGCGAGTATCTAACCCGTGGCAGATTATTTGGAAAGATATTTGCCGTTATTCTGCTGTTTTGGGAAGGAAAGCCTCCTTGATTATCAGGGAATTATTGATGTTATTAAAGCCAAAAAATACAGAAGAACTAGAAGAGAAAAAAAAGGCGGCAAGATTAAATCCGTCAAGAGTACGTGATCATTTAGCAAACGAACGTACTTACTTAGCTTGGATGCGAACAGGGATAGCCCTTTTAGGTTTTGGTGTTGTGATTGTGCGTTTACGTGCTTTTCAACCACCCCTAGTCCCTCGTCCTGGTAATGGCTGGAAATTAGGTTTAGTTTTTTCTTTGGTAGGTTTACTCACTGTGTGGTTATCAACAGGGCATTATTTTACTGTGCGTCGTGATATCGAGGAAGACACTTACGAACCGGCAGACCGTTGGATAATTCTTTTTAGCCTAGCTGTGATGCTTTTGGGTGCTGGGGTTGTTTATTTTGTGTTTACAAGTCCTTTAGATCCCCTCAGTCCCGTTATCCCGGAGTAA
- a CDS encoding sigma-70 family RNA polymerase sigma factor has protein sequence MVEFDEQLRCLVTQACGHPPGSPQRQKLLTQIIRLTSRKLWRENTSYYQDALQQTWLYFCRNVCEGLTGQKYDPTYGSVITWLNAYLKRRLQDFYLNQNKEQATTVPLRVRQSKSGDSSEVIDPVENLAAAPEAPPILEELETWVNTDSSGELRGTHVKGRPDVNCQVLILKRLPPEVSWKDLSEQFGLPIPTLSSFYQRQCLPRLKKFAESEGLI, from the coding sequence ATGGTTGAATTTGATGAACAGCTACGCTGCTTAGTTACCCAAGCCTGTGGACATCCACCCGGAAGCCCTCAGCGTCAAAAGCTGCTCACGCAAATTATTCGCTTGACTTCCCGTAAACTTTGGAGAGAAAACACCTCATACTATCAAGACGCACTGCAACAAACTTGGTTGTATTTTTGTCGCAATGTTTGTGAAGGTTTGACAGGACAGAAGTATGATCCTACCTATGGTAGTGTGATTACCTGGTTAAACGCCTATTTAAAGCGCAGGTTACAAGACTTTTACCTCAACCAGAACAAAGAACAAGCGACAACAGTACCTTTAAGAGTCCGCCAATCTAAATCAGGTGACAGTAGTGAAGTTATTGATCCTGTAGAAAATTTGGCTGCTGCGCCCGAAGCACCACCAATTTTGGAGGAGTTGGAAACTTGGGTAAATACAGACTCAAGTGGAGAACTACGCGGGACTCATGTTAAAGGCCGTCCTGATGTAAACTGTCAGGTACTAATCCTCAAACGCTTACCCCCTGAAGTGAGTTGGAAAGACTTGTCTGAGCAATTTGGACTACCTATTCCCACCTTGAGTAGTTTCTATCAACGTCAGTGTTTACCACGGTTAAAGAAATTTGCTGAGTCAGAAGGTTTAATTTAA
- a CDS encoding type II toxin-antitoxin system ParD family antitoxin, which translates to MNIHIRPELEKIIQAQIATGRYDTAENVISKALKLLLEWDKGYQEWVNETKEKVDIAIKQLDRGEGIDGEVVIEQLRNKLRQARETQG; encoded by the coding sequence ATGAATATCCACATTCGGCCGGAACTAGAAAAAATTATCCAAGCGCAAATTGCAACTGGTAGATATGATACTGCTGAAAATGTAATTAGTAAAGCTTTAAAGTTACTTTTAGAGTGGGATAAAGGTTATCAAGAGTGGGTAAATGAAACAAAGGAAAAAGTTGATATTGCTATTAAGCAATTGGATAGAGGGGAAGGTATTGATGGAGAGGTTGTAATTGAACAGTTACGAAATAAGTTGCGTCAAGCCAGAGAAACGCAAGGATGA